A single window of Lutzomyia longipalpis isolate SR_M1_2022 chromosome 1, ASM2433408v1 DNA harbors:
- the LOC129785947 gene encoding uncharacterized protein K02A2.6-like yields the protein MAENAALLDILRATQELLAQQQARMDVLEASSKPPARPELTIEALAPTIQTFVYDPDNGVTFDSWFSLHEDIFREDAKSLDDSARVRLLLRKLNPQSHEGYVNSLLPKAPRDFNFDENIAKLKDLFGRRESLFHTRWRCLQLQKKESDDFKTHSTLINRACEDFKLKDLTSEHFKCLIFILSLRSSKDTEVRTRLLRMLEVEKPETLTLSFMANEATRLVNLKTESAAVESKDSTQNVSSVQRHDKASKGAFPKNKQAKRGNQQPSKQPKTPCWFCGGMHFVKQCPFSQHTCKDCSQVGHKEGYCNQKQQKSSQNSKKPQGKPNQHAAKTVNVCAVGSDQRKYVDVSINAKPVKLLFDTGADVTIISESVWHQIGSPLLSPTPTKATDAQGNQILFRGEFQCSVQFNGDTQSARCLVSEADINVFGVEWINVFSLWDAPLSSLCHVSTVSTEDVVSSLKASFPDVFSNTLGKCTKFQPHLQLKPAVVPVFRPKRSVPFHVMDLVEEELQRLLNLGIITPVDYSEYAAPIVVVRKPNGSIRICADYSTGLNSNLETHHYPIPTPDQIFATLSTCSVFSQIDLSDAYLQIEMDEDSRKLLTINTHRGLFTFNRLCPGVKSAPGIFQQIIETMLAGISGVHAYFDDVLIASRSKEEHQKTLIQVFKRLSQRPDPGKVAAIVNMPAPKDIPQLRSFLGAITFYARFVESLSTIRAPLDQLLQKGVKWNWTERCQRAFDQVKRILSSDLLLTHYNPDLPITVAADASETGIGCVAYHTMENGQLKAFYHASRTLTNAEKNYSQSDKEGLALVYAVKKFHTYIYGRKFILQTDHKPLLSIFGSKKGVPVQTANRLQRWALILLAYDFDIQYIPTNDFGGADVLSRLIQQQKANDEEFVIAMVNEEVNIDSILINDVNKKFPVTFKMLETATLSSPTLQEVADYVRNGWPRSTANFSPEVANYHKFRDSLTLVQNCIVYRDRIVVPPTLRSAILKQLHDAHPGINRMKALARSYVFWPHMDTEIENVVKSCSKCAAVAKNPIKFNLSSWPLATRPWQRVHADYAGPIDGQWFLVLVDAHSKWPEVYATTSTTSSATISKILDACARLGFMETLVTDNGPQFTSTEFAEFCQLRGIKHVTTAPFHPQSNGLAERFVDTLKRSLSKLSGEHNIQAALAKFLMSYRCTPNVNSFNGSSPAEIMLGRSLRNTLSLTQPPADHGDLQRNTAMEQQFNKKHGAKDRSFTRGEEVMAKCFRRNQSFWAPGEIVEKRGRVMYNVRIFLEHGTKLIRSHINQLRPRFATMDTSSPSPPTEDHPNSIPFDFDYGLHPPESADQTPATVDVPARPQPQRRPYRNPRLPTRSSPPVLRSRIPRPQLPASAHQGGRC from the coding sequence ATGGCGGAAAATGCCGCTCTTTTGGACATTCTGAGGGCAACTCAGGAGCTCCTCGCCCAGCAGCAAGCTCGCATGGATGTCTTGGAGGCTTCCTCCAAACCTCCTGCACGTCCGGAACTAACCATCGAAGCATTGGCTCCCACCATTCAAACCTTTGTTTACGATCCGGACAATGGCGTCACTTTCGATTCATGGTTTTCTCTGCACGAGGATATCTTCCGTGAGGACGCCAAATCTCTCGACGACTCAGCACGAGTGCGTCTCTTGCTCAGGAAGCTCAACCCTCAGAGCCACGAGGGCTACGTCAACTCCCTGCTACCCAAAGCTCCACGGGATTTCAATTTCGATGAAAACATTGCCAAGCTAAAAGATCTTTTCGGACGCCGTGAGTCTCTTTTTCACACACGCTGGAGGTGTCTCCAATTGCAGAAAAAGGAATCTGATGATTTCAAGACACACTCCACTCTCATCAACCGCGCATGTGAGGATTTTAAGCTCAAAGACCTCACTTCCGAGCATTTCAAGTGCTTGATTTTCATTCTCAGTCTCCGCAGTAGCAAAGACACGGAAGTACGCACACGACTTCTCCGTATGCTCGAGGTTGAGAAACCGGAAACTTTGACCCTTTCGTTCATGGCCAATGAGGCAACACGCCTTGTTAATTTGAAGACTGAAAGCGCTGCGGTGGAGTCCAAGGATTCTACACAAAACGTCTCTTCTGTCCAGCGGCATGACAAAGCATCAAAGGGGGCGTTTCCCAAAAACAAACAAGCAAAGCGCGGAAATCAACAACCTTCAAAACAGCCCAAAACTCCCTGTTGGTTCTGTGGGGGAATGCATTTCGTCAAACAATGCCCTTTCTCTCAGCATACCTGCAAGGATTGCTCACAGGTGGGCCACAAGGAAGGTTATTGCAATCAGAAGCAGCAAAAGAGCTCTCAGAACTCTAAAAAGCCACAGGGCAAACCAAATCAGCATGCTGCGAAAACCGTGAACGTCTGCGCCGTTGGAAGTGATCAGCGGAAATACGTGGACGTCTCCATCAATGCAAAACCTGTGAAACTTCTTTTCGACACTGGCGCCGATGTGACCATCATCTCAGAATCTGTGTGGCATCAGATTGGGTCACCGCTTCTGTCGCCTACTCCCACAAAGGCCACAGATGCGCAGGGGAATCAAATTCTCTTCCGTGGCGAATTCCAGTGCTCTGTGCAATTCAATGGGGATACTCAATCAGCGAGATGCCTCGTTTCGGAAGCCGACATCAATGTGTTTGGGGTTGAGTGGATCAATGTGTTCAGTCTCTGGGACGCACCACTCTCATCACTTTGCCATGTCAGTACTGTGTCAACGGAGGACGTGGTCTCATCCCTCAAGGCTTCCTTCCCGGATGTTTTCTCTAACACACTgggaaaatgcacaaaatttcAGCCTCATCTACAACTGAAGCCAGCAGTGGTTCCAGTTTTCAGGCCAAAACGATCTGTGCCATTTCACGTCATGGATCTGGTGGAAGAGGAGCTACAAAGGTTGCTCAACCTTGGCATCATCACTCCTGTGGACTACAGTGAATATGCTGCTCCTATTGTTGTTGTCCGGAAACCAAATGGCTCAATCAGAATCTGTGCAGATTACTCCACCGGACTCAATAGCAATCTCGAAACCCACCACTACCCAATCCCCACTCCTGATCAAATTTTCGCTACACTGTCGACATGCTCAGTGTTCAGCCAAATTGATCTATCGGATGCTTATCTACAAATTGAAATGGATGAAGATTCCCGGAAACTTCTCACAATCAATACACACAGAGGACTCTTCACATTCAACCGCCTCTGTCCGGGAGTGAAATCCGCACCTGGCATTTTTCAGCAAATCATCGAGACCATGCTCGCAGGCATCAGTGGGGTACATGCCTATTTCGATGATGTGCTCATAGCATCCCGATCCAAGGAGGAACATCAGAAAACTCTCATTCAAGTCTTCAAGCGGCTCAGTCAACGTCCAGACCCTGGCAAAGTGGCTGCCATTGTGAACATGCCAGCCCCAAAAGACATTCCTCAGCTCAGATCCTTTCTGGGCGCAATCACCTTTTATGCAAGGTTCGTTGAATCTCTCAGCACCATCAGGGCACCACTCGATCAATTGCTTCAGAAGGGTGTCAAATGGAATTGGACGGAACGGTGTCAGAGGGCATTCGACCAGGTCAAGCGTATTCTGTCCTCAGACCTCCTACTGACACACTACAATCCAGACCTTCCCATCACTGTTGCTGCAGATGCCAGTGAGACCGGAATTGGATGTGTAGCCTATCATACAATGGAGAATGGGCAGCTCAAAGCGTTTTATCACGCATCTCGTACCTTGACAAACGCAGAGAAGAACTACTCTCAATCAGACAAGGAAGGCCTAGCTCTGGTTTACGCAGTGAAAAAGTTCCACACTTACATCTACGGGAGAAAGTTCATTCTGCAAACGGATCACAAGCCGCTTCTCTCAATTTTCGGCTCTAAGAAGGGAGTGCCAGTGCAGACTGCAAACCGACTTCAACGTTGGGCTCTCATCTTGCTCGCGTACGACTTTGACATCCAGTACATCCCAACAAATGACTTTGGTGGCGCTGATGTACTCAGCCGTTTGATTCAGCAGCAGAAGGCAAACGATGAGGAGTTCGTTATCGCAATGGTTAACGAAGAGGTCAACATTGACAGCATTCTCATCAACGATGTCAACAAAAAGTTCCCAGTCACTTTCAAAATGTTGGAAACTGCCACTCTTTCATCTCCGACTCTCCAAGAAGTCGCGGACTATGTCCGCAACGGGTGGCCACGCTCAACAGCAAATTTTTCTCCGGAAGTGGCAAACTATCACAAGTTTCGCGATTCCCTCACCCTCGTCCAGAACTGCATTGTCTACAGGGATCGCATCGTCGTACCACCTACACTGAGGAGCGCAATTCTCAAGCAGCTGCACGATGCTCATCCGGGTATCAATCGCATGAAGGCGTTGGCTCGTTCATACGTTTTCTGGCCTCACATGGACacagaaattgaaaatgtagTCAAATCCTGCTCCAAATGTGCTGCAGTTGCCAAAAATCCGATCAAATTCAATCTTTCCTCATGGCCCCTTGCCACAAGGCCATGGCAGAGGGTACATGCTGACTACGCAGGGCCTATCGATGGTCAATGGTTCCTGGTTCTCGTGGATGCACACTCAAAGTGGCCAGAAGTCTACGCTACTACATCCACAACATCATCTGCTACAATTTCCAAAATCTTAGATGCTTGTGCTCGTCTTGGTTTCATGGAAACGCTTGTGACAGACAACGGACCTCAATTTACAAGCACAGAATTTGCAGAATTCTGTCAGCTTCGCGGAATCAAACATGTGACCACAGCGCCATTTCACCCCCAGAGCAACGGCCTCGCAGAACGTTTTGTAGACACTCTGAAGCGTTCACTCTCAAAGCTCTCTGGGGAGCACAACATTCAGGCAGCTCTTGCAAAGTTCCTAATGTCTTACCGATGTACACCAAACGTGAACTCATTCAATGGATCTTCACCAGCCGAGATCATGCTTGGACGATCTCTGCGCAACACTCTTTCTCTCACACAACCTCCTGCCGACCATGGTGACCTTCAGCGAAACACAGCTATGGAACAACAGTTCAACAAAAAGCACGGCGCCAAGGATCGTTCATTTACAAGGGGGGAGGAAGTCATGGCAAAATGCTTCCGCCGGAACCAATCTTTTTGGGCTCCTGGAGAAATTGTCGAGAAGAGGGGCCGTGTTATGTACAATGTGCGAATCTTCCTGGAACATGGAACCAAGCTCATTCGAAGTCACATCAATCAGCTTCGACCACGCTTCGCCACAATGGACACGTCATCTCCTTCTCCTCCAACTGAAGATCACCCAAACTCCATACCGTTTGATTTCGACTATGGTCTTCATCCACCTGAGTCAGCTGATCAAACACCGGCAACAGTTGATGTCCCAGCGCGTCCTCAGCCTCAACGTCGACCCTATCGGAACCCCAGGCTTCCTACTCGCTCATCTCCTCCGGTACTCCGTTCTCGGATTCCCAGGCCACAGCTGCCAGCGTCAGCTCATCAAGGGGGGAGGTGTTAG